One Formosa sp. Hel3_A1_48 genomic window, TCCACTTGTGTCTTTATCGATACGGTGAACTAATCCTGGACGGTTGCTGCTATTGTTGGGTAAATGCTCAAAATGAAAAAGCAAAGCATTGATGAGTGTGCCTGAATAATTACCATGGCCAGGATGAACGACCATCCCCGCAGGTTTGTTGACAACCAAGAGTTCATTATCTTCATAAACAATATCCAAAGGAATATCTTCTGGAACCAATAAATGTTCGTGTGGAGGATGTTCAAATAATACCCGTATGAGGTCATGAGGCTTGACCTTGTAGTTAGATTTCACAACCGCATCATTGACAAATATATGTCCCGATTTTGCAGCAGCCTGAATTTTATTTCTTGTCGCATTTTCGACAAAATTCATCAAATATTTATCTATGCGCAACGGTTGTTGCCCTTTGTCGACGGTAAAAGCATAATGCTCGTGCAATTCTTCATTTTGCTCTGATTGATCTAGCGGGTAGTCCATTAATTTAACTTTCGATTTCCATTTCCTAATACAAGGTCAATAGCTGAAGTTTTCTTAATCAAGTCCCCAGCATTAATTTTTTGACCTCTAAAACGCAGTTCAAGGACTTCATCTCTACCGAGATCATCAACATAAATCAATTTTCCAATTCTAAAACCAAGTGCTTCTAAAGTAGGGCGTGTTTGACGTAATGTACTGCGAATAACGTCAGGAATAATAACTTTTCTATAATCTGATGGGTTTAAAATCAAATATATTTTTCTATTTTCTTTGACTTTTTCGCCGGCCAATGGCTCTTGTTCTATTACAGCTCCCGAAGGGTATTTTGGATTGTAATTTGAAGAATCTTGAACTTGTGTTCTAAGGTCAAAATTTTGTAGAGTTGTTTCGGCATCATCCAATGATAAGCCAACCAAATTTGGGACTTCTACAAATGTGCCATGGTTGGTGTAGGATTTTAACCATTTGAGGGTCAAAAATGAAAAAATAATACAGGCCACAATAGCCAAACAAAGTTGTTTGATTATCGATGTACTGAATAAAAATCTGAAAAAATTCATGGGTCTAATTTTAGCAAAGCTAAACATTTTTTTGAGAGAAATTGGAACCATCGTTAGTGATCCTAATGGTTTATTTTAAAAAATAAAAATTCATATCCACAAAAAATGATATTTTTACACTACAAATTAAAAGGATGAAACACAACATTGCCATCATCATGGGTGGATTTTCCAGCGAAGCCGCCATTTCACTTAAAAGTGGACAGGTAGTTTTTCAGCATCTTCCAAAAGAAATCTATGCCGCATATTGCATTCATATTTCTAAAGAAAAATGGGTATATATGGCTCCCAACGGAGAAGAATTCCCCATAAATATGAGTGATTTTTCTGTTGCCATTAATGGCGAAATTATTCATTTCGATTGTGTGTTTAATGCCATTCATGGTGCGCCGGGTGAAGATGGATTTATGCAAGCGTATTTTGAATTGTTGGACATTCCACACAGCAGTTGTGGGATGTATCAAGCCGCACTTACGTTCAATAAACGTGATTGCCTCAATGTTTTGAAAGCATATGATGTTCCTACAGCGATTTCCTATGCCCTGAACAAGGGTGATAGCGTTAATGCTAAAGAAATTATTGATCGTGTTGGACTCCCCTGTTTTGTAAAAGCTAATCGTGCTGGAAGTAGTTTTGGGGTCACTAAAGTGCATCAAATAGAAGATCTTCAATCGGCAATAGATATTGCTTTTGAACATGACGATGAATTGATTATTGAGTCGTTTTTGGACGGAACGGAAGTTTCTGTGGGTGTGCTTCGTTATAAGGGCGAATTGATAGTTTTGCCCATCACCGAAATTGTTTCAGAAAATGATTTTTTTGATTACGAAGCCAAATATTTAGGAAAATCAGAAGAAATCACACCAGCACGTATTTCCAAAAAACAAGAGGAGAATGTACGAACGATGGCCAAATCCATTTATGAAATTCTAAAAATGGATGGTTTTACTAGAAGTGAATTTATTTTTAAAGACGATACGCCCTATTTTTTAGAAATGAATACCGTCCCGGGATTGACTGAAGAAAGTATTCTACCTCAGCAAGCGGCTTGTGCCGGAATTAGCTTATCAGAATTGTTTACAAATGCTATTGAAGAAGCACTAGCTAAAAATGTTTAACTTTGCCGTATGAAACGTGCAATTTTTCCAGGATCATTTGACCCTATTACGCTAGGGCATTGTGATATTATCCATCGTGGGGTAACGCTTTTTGATGAAGTGATTGTTGCTATTGGCGAAAATTCTGCAAAAGATTATATGTTTTCATTAGAAGAACGCAAATCCTTTATTGAAAATACATTTGAAGGGAATTCAAAAATAAGAGTCATGACCTATTCGGGTTTGACTACTGATTTTTGTAAAAAAATTAACGCCGATTTTATTCTAAGAGGCCTTCGAAATCCTGCCGATTTTGAATTTGAAAAAGCCATCGCCCATACCAATAGAAACATTGGTGATATTGAAACTGTTTTCCTGCTGACTTCTGTAGAAACCTCCTTTATATCCTCTTCAATTGTACGTGAAATCATTCACTACCAGGGCGATTATAAAAAAATGGTGCCTGCTGCGGTTTACTCTAAATAATTTACAGCGAATACTCTGAAAGTCCTTTGGTAAATGCTTCTGGATTTTCGACCAAATGATAACGTGGATCATCAATCGCCTCAATAATAACGTCTTTGAACAGAGGACTGGATTTGTACAAAAGTACTTTGCAATCTTGACTTAAATGCTTCAATTTGATTGTTTTCCCAGCACTATTGTACTTATTCACCAAATTGAAAATTGCTTCAATGGCAGAATGATCACTGACTCTAGATTCGACAAAATCAATCTCTATAGCATCGGGGTCGTTTTTGACATCAAATTTTTGATTAAAAGCTGAAATACTTCCAAAAAATAATGGCCCCCATATTTCATAAGTTTTGGTGCCGTCAGGTTTGATCCGCTTTCGCGCTCGAATACGTTTTGCATTTTCCCAAGAAAAAACCAACGCACTAACGATAACACCAGAAACTACAGCAATAGCTAAATCGAAAAATACAGTTACCGTTGAAACCAAAATAAGTACGACAACATCAGCGAATGGAATCTTATTCATAATTCTAAAACTAGACCAGGCAAATGTTCCAATAACAACCATGAACATAACGCCAACTAGCGCTGCTATTGGTACTTGCTCTATCAGATTGGACGCAAATAAAATAAACGCCAAAAGTGCTAATGCAGCAACAATTCCTGAGAGTCGACCTCTTCCACCCCCTTTAATGTTGATAATCGATTGTCCAATCATGGCGCAACCTCCCATACCGCCAAAAAGTCCAGTAATTACGTTGGCACTGCCCTGAGCTATACACTCTTTATTGGAGTTTCCTCGGCTTTCTGTAAGTTCATCAATAAGATTTAGCGTCATCAAAGATTCGATAAGGCCAATGGCTGCTAAAATTACAGCATAAGGACCAATGAAGCGTAGAGTTTCAAAATTAAACGGAATAACTTCAAAAATAGCCCATTGCAATTCAGGAAGGCCACCTTTCAACCCTTCACCTCCTCCATCTCTAATGAAACTTCCGACTGTAGCAACATCTAAATTTCCAAAAATAACAAGACTAGAAACTACGAGAATAGCAACTAGGGCTTCAGGAAGTTTTTTGGTGAGTTTTGGCAATCCAAACATGATACCCATTGTAAGAATAACTAGCCCTATCATGGTCCAAAGTTCTTGTCCTTGCATCCAAACAAGTCCATCATTACCAGATGTTTTGAACATTCCTAATTGAGAAAGGAAAATCACAATGGCCAATCCATTAACAAAACCCATCATAACAGGATGAGGAATTAATCGAACAAACTTCCCCAGTTTCAATACACCAGCAAAAATTTGAATAAAACCCATCAATATGACGGTGATAAATAAATAATATAAGCCTAAATTTTCCGCAGGTTCGCCCATAGCATTGCCTTGAGCCACCAAGCTCACCATAACTACGGCCAATGCGCCTGTTGCACCACTAATCATTCCTGGTCGACCACCAAAAATTGAGGTAATCAAACCAATCATGAAAGCTGCATACAAGCCCACCAAAGGATCTACCCCAGCAACAAATGCAAAAGCAACAGCCTCGGGAACCAAAGCCAGCGCAACCGTTAAACCACTTAAAATATCATTTTTTGCATTTGCCGAACGCTTACGAATAAATTCTCTCATCTTGTTACAAAATTAAGCGGCAAAAATAAGGGATTAAATAAGATTAAAAGAACTAATGAAGATTTTCTTTACTAAATGAGCGCTTCGATGTTGGCATAAATATTTTTTCTAACTTTTATTAGTTTTTTTGGACTTACCCATTTAACTTTTGTGATACCTTCATTTTTTTGAGGTTTTAAATCGCCAGTATAAGTTGAAAACATTTCAAACCAGTAGGTTTTTTTTATAAAATATTTATCGTTTCTTTTAAAAATATGATACGTAATTTCAAGTGGCTTTGTGATTTTTAAATCTTCAACACCTGTTTCTTCTTCAACTTCTCTTAAAGCCGTTTGATCGATAGTTTCTTTGTTTTCGGCTTTACCTTTTGGTAAATCCCATTTTCCATTACGAAAAATAAATAAAATACGACCCTCAGAATTAAGAACCTTACCCCCTCCAGCTACAACATTTGGTAACAATTCCAAAAACTTCTTAAGTAAAAGCTTTTCATTATCGCCTACAAGACGAATAGACTTGTATTTTTCTTTTTTTAAGTTGTGAAGTATTTTATGAATATCGACAGAATCGATCAGATAATTTTTGAAATCTGTCTCAGCTTCTACCTTTGTAGTGAGAATTATGGGCTTATTGCCAACAAAAATTTTTTGCATTGTTAATTAAAAACAAATTAAACTGGAGTAAATGTAGTATTTTTTAATAATTTTGACTCATGATTTTTAACAAAAATACTGCAAAGAAAACCGCTGAGGTTTTACTTCAGATCAATGCCATTAAACTAAATCCAAAAGATCCTTTCAACTGGGCATCGGGATGGAAATCTCCAATTTATTGCGACAACAGAATGGTCCTATCGTACCCTGTAATGCGAAATTATATTAAAAATGAGATGGCCAAAAATTTAGAAAGTATTTATGGAAAACCCGACGTCATTGCTGGCGTAGCAACAGGTGCCATAGGAATTGGCGCATTGGTTGCAGAAGCGCTAGGATTGCCTTTTGTATATGTGCGGCCAGAAGCCAAGAAACATGGTCGTAAAAACCAAATAGAAGGCCATTTGGATAAGGGACAGAATGTAGTTGTGATTGAAGACCTTATAAGTACAGGTAAGAGCAGTCTAGCCGCCGTAGATGCTCTTGAAAGCGCAGGCGCTAACGTAAAGGGTATGATTGCTATATTTAGCTATGGCTTTCAGGTGTCTAAAGACAATTTTTCAGAAAAAAAGGTAGATTTGTACACCTTAAGTAATTATGAAAGCCTTCTAGAGCAAGCCCTCGATACAGGGTTTATCAACGATAAGGAAGTAGAAGTTCTATCCAAGTGGAATGCAAATCCTGCCCAATGGGCAATATAATATTTTGATATGAATTTAGAATCTCCAAAAATCAATATTTCAAAATCAGCTGAAAAGGTTTTTAATTTCCTTTCAGATGTAAAAAACTTCCAGGCTTTAATGCCCGAAAACATCACTAAATTTGAGTTGATGGATAATGATAAATTTATTTTCGCCTTAAGCGGTATGCCTGAAATTATTTTACAAAAAAAAGAAGAAAACCCGCCTAATACTATAAAACTTGGCGCTGCTGGCGGTAAATTGGATTTCTCTCTGAGTGCAAATATTACAGCATTGGCTGAAAATGAAAGTACTGTTCAGCTACAATTCACTGGAAATTTCAACCCCATGATGGGCATGATGATTAAAGGCCCAATCACAAAATTTATTGAAACTCTTGCTCTAAATATTCCACTATCAGTCTAGTACATCAATTGTATTGACTTTAAATCAAATTCTTGTAGTCCCTTTTCGGTATTAATTATCAATTTGCCATGTGTGGAGACCCCTTCAATTATGCCTGAAAATGACTCGTTTTGTGGATTCAAAAAAGTAGAGGGCTTCCCTTTTCTGAATAATAGAGTCGAATATAATTCTCGTTGTAAATTGTGGTCTTGTTGGTTGAAATAATACTTCAAATTATCAACTAAATAATGTAACAACTCATTAAGGTCGTAATTTATCCCTGTTATTTTTTTCAAAGAAGCTGCTTTGGGCAGTTGCTCAAATTCAATTTGATTTACATTGAGGCCAATTCCGATGATGGCATGGTCAATTTTATTTTTTTTGGTCACTAAATCAATAAGAATCCCGCCAATTTTGTTTTGACGTGACAAAATGTCGTTTGGCCATTTGATGGAAAGATTGGGAATTTGAAGTGCTTTTAAGGTTTTGTGAACAGCAAGTGAAACAATAATATTAAGCATAAACTGATTTTCAAGTTTTAGCCTAATGTCTTTTTTTAAAATACTGATTATCAGGTTTTTACTCTTTTCCGATTCCCATTTAGTCGCTCTTTGCCCTCGCCCATTTGATTGATATTCAGCAGTAACCACAGCGAAGTCCTCCAAAGGTATTTCGGACACCAAGCCACGTAAATATACATTTGTTGAATCAATGGCATTGAGTTTGATTATCTGCATGTGTAAATTTAAAATTAAATTATAATATTATTAAGATAATATAACGCAATTAGACCTAAAAAAACAATAAATTTGCATTGTAATACGAATTTATGACAAAACACATTTCTGACCCTGATGAACTCATCACCTTAATTATAGCTGGGATTGAGGATATCAAAGGCCAAAACATAAGCATATTAGATTTAAGATCAATAGAAAATTCTGTTTGCGATTATTTTGTGATTTGCGACGGAAACTCTAATACTCAAGTAAATGCAATTGTCAATTCTATACAAAAAAAAGTCAGTAAAAGCGCTCATGAAAAGCCCTATCAGATTGAGGGAGAAGATAATGCAGAATGGGTATTGATGGACTACATTAACATCGTGGTTCATGTATTTCAAAAACACAAAAGAGAATACTATGCCATTGAGAATCT contains:
- a CDS encoding PASTA domain-containing protein codes for the protein MNFFRFLFSTSIIKQLCLAIVACIIFSFLTLKWLKSYTNHGTFVEVPNLVGLSLDDAETTLQNFDLRTQVQDSSNYNPKYPSGAVIEQEPLAGEKVKENRKIYLILNPSDYRKVIIPDVIRSTLRQTRPTLEALGFRIGKLIYVDDLGRDEVLELRFRGQKINAGDLIKKTSAIDLVLGNGNRKLN
- a CDS encoding D-alanine--D-alanine ligase, with product MKHNIAIIMGGFSSEAAISLKSGQVVFQHLPKEIYAAYCIHISKEKWVYMAPNGEEFPINMSDFSVAINGEIIHFDCVFNAIHGAPGEDGFMQAYFELLDIPHSSCGMYQAALTFNKRDCLNVLKAYDVPTAISYALNKGDSVNAKEIIDRVGLPCFVKANRAGSSFGVTKVHQIEDLQSAIDIAFEHDDELIIESFLDGTEVSVGVLRYKGELIVLPITEIVSENDFFDYEAKYLGKSEEITPARISKKQEENVRTMAKSIYEILKMDGFTRSEFIFKDDTPYFLEMNTVPGLTEESILPQQAACAGISLSELFTNAIEEALAKNV
- the coaD gene encoding pantetheine-phosphate adenylyltransferase, whose amino-acid sequence is MKRAIFPGSFDPITLGHCDIIHRGVTLFDEVIVAIGENSAKDYMFSLEERKSFIENTFEGNSKIRVMTYSGLTTDFCKKINADFILRGLRNPADFEFEKAIAHTNRNIGDIETVFLLTSVETSFISSSIVREIIHYQGDYKKMVPAAVYSK
- a CDS encoding SulP family inorganic anion transporter, producing MREFIRKRSANAKNDILSGLTVALALVPEAVAFAFVAGVDPLVGLYAAFMIGLITSIFGGRPGMISGATGALAVVMVSLVAQGNAMGEPAENLGLYYLFITVILMGFIQIFAGVLKLGKFVRLIPHPVMMGFVNGLAIVIFLSQLGMFKTSGNDGLVWMQGQELWTMIGLVILTMGIMFGLPKLTKKLPEALVAILVVSSLVIFGNLDVATVGSFIRDGGGEGLKGGLPELQWAIFEVIPFNFETLRFIGPYAVILAAIGLIESLMTLNLIDELTESRGNSNKECIAQGSANVITGLFGGMGGCAMIGQSIINIKGGGRGRLSGIVAALALLAFILFASNLIEQVPIAALVGVMFMVVIGTFAWSSFRIMNKIPFADVVVLILVSTVTVFFDLAIAVVSGVIVSALVFSWENAKRIRARKRIKPDGTKTYEIWGPLFFGSISAFNQKFDVKNDPDAIEIDFVESRVSDHSAIEAIFNLVNKYNSAGKTIKLKHLSQDCKVLLYKSSPLFKDVIIEAIDDPRYHLVENPEAFTKGLSEYSL
- a CDS encoding NUDIX hydrolase, whose protein sequence is MQKIFVGNKPIILTTKVEAETDFKNYLIDSVDIHKILHNLKKEKYKSIRLVGDNEKLLLKKFLELLPNVVAGGGKVLNSEGRILFIFRNGKWDLPKGKAENKETIDQTALREVEEETGVEDLKITKPLEITYHIFKRNDKYFIKKTYWFEMFSTYTGDLKPQKNEGITKVKWVSPKKLIKVRKNIYANIEALI
- the pyrE gene encoding orotate phosphoribosyltransferase → MIFNKNTAKKTAEVLLQINAIKLNPKDPFNWASGWKSPIYCDNRMVLSYPVMRNYIKNEMAKNLESIYGKPDVIAGVATGAIGIGALVAEALGLPFVYVRPEAKKHGRKNQIEGHLDKGQNVVVIEDLISTGKSSLAAVDALESAGANVKGMIAIFSYGFQVSKDNFSEKKVDLYTLSNYESLLEQALDTGFINDKEVEVLSKWNANPAQWAI
- a CDS encoding orotate phosphoribosyltransferase, producing MNLESPKINISKSAEKVFNFLSDVKNFQALMPENITKFELMDNDKFIFALSGMPEIILQKKEENPPNTIKLGAAGGKLDFSLSANITALAENESTVQLQFTGNFNPMMGMMIKGPITKFIETLALNIPLSV
- a CDS encoding biotin--[acetyl-CoA-carboxylase] ligase codes for the protein MQIIKLNAIDSTNVYLRGLVSEIPLEDFAVVTAEYQSNGRGQRATKWESEKSKNLIISILKKDIRLKLENQFMLNIIVSLAVHKTLKALQIPNLSIKWPNDILSRQNKIGGILIDLVTKKNKIDHAIIGIGLNVNQIEFEQLPKAASLKKITGINYDLNELLHYLVDNLKYYFNQQDHNLQRELYSTLLFRKGKPSTFLNPQNESFSGIIEGVSTHGKLIINTEKGLQEFDLKSIQLMY
- the rsfS gene encoding ribosome silencing factor — its product is MTKHISDPDELITLIIAGIEDIKGQNISILDLRSIENSVCDYFVICDGNSNTQVNAIVNSIQKKVSKSAHEKPYQIEGEDNAEWVLMDYINIVVHVFQKHKREYYAIENLWGDAKITEIETSY